The Paraburkholderia sabiae genome includes a region encoding these proteins:
- a CDS encoding helix-turn-helix domain-containing protein: MDNIIDNVDLRIGARIRAERESRGWSLTSLAEKSGVSRAMVHKVERGESSPTASLLAKLAGAFGMSMSALMALAELEDGRLLRLADQPLWVDPQSGYVRRHVSPKSASPLNLVEIDLPPSTEIPMPASAYLHSQQLIWVLDGELVFIEGGERHELGAGDCLELGPPGDCVFKNESARTCKYAVVLVRKA, translated from the coding sequence ATGGACAATATAATAGACAATGTGGATCTGCGTATCGGCGCCCGTATTCGTGCCGAGCGGGAAAGCCGCGGCTGGTCGCTGACCAGTCTCGCAGAAAAATCCGGCGTATCGCGGGCGATGGTGCACAAGGTCGAGCGCGGCGAAAGCAGCCCGACCGCGTCCCTGCTGGCGAAGCTCGCGGGCGCGTTCGGCATGAGCATGTCGGCGCTGATGGCGCTCGCGGAACTCGAAGACGGACGCCTGCTGCGGCTCGCCGATCAGCCGCTATGGGTCGATCCGCAAAGCGGCTACGTGCGGCGTCATGTGTCGCCGAAATCGGCGTCGCCACTGAATCTGGTCGAGATCGACTTGCCGCCGTCGACGGAAATTCCGATGCCCGCGTCGGCGTATCTGCACTCGCAACAGCTAATCTGGGTGCTGGACGGCGAACTGGTGTTCATCGAAGGCGGCGAACGGCATGAACTGGGCGCGGGCGATTGCCTCGAACTCGGCCCGCCGGGCGATTGCGTTTTCAAGAACGAAAGCGCGCGGACCTGCAAGTACGCTGTGGTGCTCGTGCGCAAG